One region of Moraxella sp. ZY210820 genomic DNA includes:
- a CDS encoding triacylglycerol lipase, which yields MKTSLYFAFLTSLLLSGCQVINMVSVKQVDLSKSLSSERASILTDDSLSHASHNTLMMIRPKTKTCINTPDECMQSFQNIPELGDEQILSAGSELYLSHALQLKDKKECQTKHYQTEKDESEKLQKQQQFQQCSTQYLEALNQSIRYSYAYLFATQRKPEQRLFNNRQIQVKDFYNQAIAHLLNHINQYRTQQIDYKNTISVGNSLYKININQYPALDLEQIEQLVSTYNLQFNGLNSLARRDGFGSEFVIKLKRPDFKNTQNIVNYGKQKIDIFHHPNVHLGEYLPATVIIEPKQKNNIHDILTSKQFELRVINPNKFVDIELQKQPLQLAANFSAPYGLWLANSKMGSLGINTMLKQDEGFISPQLFMLEPYNPNKKIIIMIHGLASSPEAWIATSNDMMSDPILRENYQIWQVFYSTNIPIFENRYQIYHLLQQTLDTLQQKYPQSQQDIVLIGHSMGGIISRLLVSQDDLSPKVLSYIQKKCKDCRKENHIISQIIANNADYLKLNSLTPKVKRSVFISAPLKGTDYADRWFTQTARKLIKLPLTVTNATFERLNYQFNDESEKFLNKELKQELLQNGASNLSPKSPFMYITNDVKIVQHLPYHVIVGNNTKSDDKAIMSDGIVPYLSSHLDDAISEKIIEGGHSIQYTPEAVLELRRILHLHLQDKK from the coding sequence ATGAAAACTTCTCTGTACTTTGCATTTTTAACCAGTCTTTTACTCAGCGGTTGCCAAGTAATTAATATGGTCAGCGTAAAACAAGTCGATTTAAGCAAAAGTTTATCGAGTGAGCGTGCTAGTATTTTAACAGATGATAGCCTAAGCCATGCAAGTCATAATACCTTGATGATGATTCGCCCTAAAACCAAAACTTGTATCAATACCCCTGATGAATGTATGCAAAGTTTTCAAAATATCCCTGAACTAGGAGATGAGCAAATTTTATCAGCAGGGAGTGAACTATATTTAAGCCATGCTTTACAACTTAAAGATAAAAAAGAATGTCAAACAAAACATTATCAAACAGAAAAAGATGAAAGTGAAAAATTACAAAAACAACAACAATTTCAACAATGTAGCACACAATATTTAGAAGCTCTCAATCAAAGTATTCGCTATAGTTATGCCTATTTATTTGCCACACAACGCAAACCTGAACAACGGCTCTTTAATAATCGACAGATTCAAGTTAAAGATTTTTATAATCAAGCGATTGCACATTTACTCAATCATATCAATCAATACCGCACACAGCAAATTGATTATAAAAACACCATTTCTGTAGGGAATAGCTTATATAAAATTAATATCAACCAATACCCAGCTTTAGATTTAGAACAAATCGAGCAACTAGTTTCAACCTACAATTTACAATTTAATGGCTTAAATTCACTGGCTCGCCGTGATGGGTTTGGTTCAGAATTTGTTATTAAGCTCAAACGTCCAGATTTTAAAAATACGCAAAATATTGTCAATTATGGTAAACAAAAAATTGATATTTTTCATCATCCTAATGTACATTTAGGTGAATATTTACCTGCAACTGTTATTATTGAGCCCAAACAAAAAAACAATATTCACGATATATTAACCAGTAAACAATTTGAATTGCGTGTGATTAATCCTAATAAATTTGTCGATATTGAGCTACAAAAACAGCCATTACAACTTGCAGCTAATTTTTCTGCTCCTTATGGTTTATGGCTTGCGAATAGTAAAATGGGTTCATTAGGTATCAATACCATGCTCAAACAAGATGAAGGATTTATTTCTCCGCAACTGTTTATGCTTGAGCCTTATAATCCAAATAAGAAAATTATCATTATGATTCATGGGCTTGCTAGTAGTCCTGAAGCATGGATTGCCACGAGTAATGATATGATGAGCGACCCAATATTGCGTGAAAACTATCAAATTTGGCAAGTATTTTACTCAACCAATATCCCTATTTTTGAAAATCGCTATCAAATTTATCATTTATTACAACAAACATTAGATACTTTACAGCAAAAATATCCACAATCACAACAAGATATTGTACTCATTGGACATAGTATGGGGGGTATTATTAGCCGTTTATTGGTCAGTCAAGATGATTTATCGCCTAAAGTGTTAAGCTATATTCAAAAGAAATGTAAAGATTGTCGTAAAGAAAATCATATTATTTCTCAAATTATTGCCAATAATGCCGACTATCTAAAACTCAACAGTTTAACACCTAAAGTCAAACGTAGTGTGTTTATCTCAGCACCGTTAAAAGGTACAGATTATGCAGATAGATGGTTTACACAAACCGCTCGCAAGCTCATCAAACTCCCATTAACAGTAACCAATGCAACTTTTGAACGTCTCAATTACCAATTTAATGATGAAAGTGAAAAATTTTTAAATAAAGAATTAAAGCAAGAATTGTTACAAAATGGTGCAAGCAACCTGAGTCCTAAATCACCATTTATGTATATAACTAATGATGTAAAAATTGTACAACATTTACCCTATCATGTGATTGTGGGCAATAATACAAAATCAGACGATAAAGCTATCATGAGTGATGGTATTGTACCTTATTTAAGCTCACATTTAGATGATGCAATTTCTGAAAAAATTATTGAAGGTGGACATTCGATTCAATATACACCTGAAGCCGTTTTAGAGCTTAGACGTATTTTACATTTGCATTTGCAGGATAAAAAATAA
- a CDS encoding TROVE domain-containing protein yields MKKNLKASLFDEQRLAGGEGQLSAKQSPEQLLRRTVMANLLWEDNAYQDGESISETIKNLIPQVPAETVFDIAIHARHEQKLRHVPLWIACQMAGLATHKHLVSKLLEQIILRPDELTECVALYWLDGKKPLSKQIKKGLARAFLKFDAYQLAKYNRKTEVKLRDVMFLVHPKPQNPAQAEIFKQLADDTLATPDTWEVALSSGADKKQAWTRLIQERKLGALAYLRNLRNMQKAEVDSGLILQGLTALNTKMLLPINYLSAIRINPDYKNILEPMMMKSLQDLPKLSGHTVFVVDVSGSMNARISGKSHLNRLDCAIAMAILASGLCEQITIYATAGSDSKSKHKTMKLPDVQGFAIENEILKTVHGGENSLGGGGIFTRQCLDFIRKDLEKQKIAMPERLMVFSDSQDCDRDNTKLPEPFAKHNYIIDVSAHTHGVNYQGVWTAEISGWSKHFLRYIASLEGVNFGESE; encoded by the coding sequence ATGAAAAAGAATTTAAAAGCCAGTTTGTTTGATGAACAACGTCTCGCAGGTGGCGAAGGTCAATTATCCGCTAAACAATCCCCTGAACAACTACTTCGCCGTACTGTCATGGCAAATTTACTTTGGGAAGATAATGCCTATCAAGATGGTGAAAGTATCAGTGAAACTATTAAAAATCTTATTCCACAAGTGCCTGCCGAAACGGTATTTGACATTGCCATTCACGCTCGTCATGAACAAAAACTCCGCCATGTACCATTATGGATTGCCTGTCAGATGGCAGGGCTTGCCACGCATAAACATTTGGTGAGTAAATTATTAGAACAAATTATTTTACGCCCTGATGAATTAACTGAATGTGTCGCTTTATATTGGTTAGATGGTAAAAAGCCATTATCCAAACAAATCAAAAAAGGCTTGGCTCGTGCCTTTTTAAAATTTGATGCCTATCAACTTGCCAAATACAACCGCAAAACTGAAGTTAAATTGCGTGATGTGATGTTTTTGGTACACCCAAAACCGCAAAATCCTGCTCAAGCGGAAATTTTTAAACAGCTTGCCGATGATACTTTAGCAACGCCTGATACTTGGGAAGTGGCATTATCATCAGGGGCGGATAAAAAACAAGCATGGACACGTTTAATTCAAGAGCGAAAACTTGGGGCATTGGCATATTTGCGAAATCTGCGTAATATGCAAAAAGCTGAAGTAGATAGTGGCTTGATTTTACAGGGATTAACCGCCTTAAATACTAAAATGTTATTGCCTATCAATTATTTATCGGCAATTCGTATCAATCCTGATTATAAAAACATTTTAGAACCGATGATGATGAAAAGTCTGCAAGATTTACCAAAATTGAGCGGTCATACGGTATTTGTGGTTGATGTGTCAGGCTCAATGAACGCTAGAATTAGCGGTAAAAGTCATCTTAATCGGCTAGATTGTGCGATTGCAATGGCGATTTTAGCCAGTGGTTTATGTGAACAAATCACGATTTATGCTACAGCTGGCAGTGATAGTAAGAGTAAGCATAAAACCATGAAATTACCTGATGTACAAGGTTTTGCCATAGAAAATGAAATCTTAAAGACAGTTCATGGTGGAGAAAATTCGTTAGGTGGTGGCGGTATTTTTACCCGTCAATGTTTAGATTTTATCCGTAAAGATTTGGAAAAACAAAAAATCGCCATGCCAGAGCGATTAATGGTGTTTTCAGATAGCCAAGATTGCGACCGTGATAATACAAAATTGCCTGAGCCCTTTGCCAAGCACAATTATATTATTGATGTGTCGGCTCATACGCATGGCGTGAATTATCAAGGCGTGTGGACGGCTGAAATTAGCGGTTGGTCAAAGCATTTTTTACGCTATATCGCATCATTAGAAGGGGTGAATTTTGGTGAAAGTGAATAA
- the ribA gene encoding GTP cyclohydrolase II yields MAIQFITTAQLPTAFGDFQISVFQDPITKEEHIALSKGIDFKQLIDEPVLVRIHSECLTGDAFASLKCDCGPQLQATQSLINQAGRGVILYLRQEGRGIGLTNKIRAYALQDQGHDTVDANLMLNLPADARQYDMCKIMLAHLKIQQVKLITNNPLKVQALQDLGINVVERVPLMVGKNKFNEQYLNTKQQRMEHLYQVDDFATIEPK; encoded by the coding sequence TTGGCAATTCAATTTATTACAACAGCACAACTTCCAACCGCTTTTGGTGATTTTCAAATTAGCGTATTTCAAGACCCGATTACTAAAGAAGAGCATATTGCTTTATCCAAAGGGATTGATTTTAAACAGCTTATTGATGAACCTGTGTTAGTGCGTATTCATTCTGAATGTTTAACGGGTGATGCATTTGCGTCATTAAAATGTGATTGTGGACCACAATTACAGGCAACACAAAGCTTAATCAATCAGGCGGGACGTGGTGTAATTTTATATTTACGCCAAGAAGGGCGTGGTATTGGTTTAACCAATAAAATTCGTGCCTATGCCTTGCAAGATCAAGGACATGATACTGTTGATGCAAATTTAATGTTGAATTTACCTGCTGATGCACGTCAATATGATATGTGTAAAATTATGCTTGCACATCTTAAAATTCAACAAGTTAAATTGATTACCAATAATCCATTAAAAGTTCAAGCTTTACAAGATTTAGGTATTAATGTTGTAGAGCGAGTGCCATTAATGGTTGGTAAAAATAAGTTTAATGAGCAATATTTAAATACAAAACAACAGCGTATGGAGCATCTTTATCAAGTCGATGATTTTGCTACCATTGAGCCCAAATGA
- a CDS encoding tetratricopeptide repeat protein, whose translation MKPLSTLLILSLLSLCVACNSSITQSTTNTSPQIEQEISSAVIEIMSQQDMAKKQQAYQVLLKYAEQSNPDAIYHLGQFYIAPSRLDGVITPDSKKAEELLLKSANMNHKASQIFLGSTYKFGGHGFPRDKEKACYWMKKSVESESNPVIERLMKDCL comes from the coding sequence ATGAAACCTCTATCAACATTATTAATCCTTTCATTATTGAGTTTATGCGTGGCGTGTAATAGTTCAATAACTCAAAGCACAACGAATACATCACCACAGATTGAACAAGAAATTTCTTCAGCTGTTATAGAAATTATGTCTCAACAAGATATGGCTAAAAAACAACAAGCCTATCAAGTATTATTAAAATATGCAGAACAAAGTAATCCCGATGCAATTTATCATTTAGGACAATTTTATATTGCACCATCTCGTTTAGATGGCGTGATTACTCCTGATAGTAAAAAGGCAGAAGAATTATTATTAAAATCAGCCAATATGAACCATAAAGCATCACAAATATTTTTAGGTTCGACCTATAAATTTGGTGGACATGGTTTCCCTAGAGATAAAGAGAAGGCTTGTTATTGGATGAAAAAATCTGTTGAATCAGAAAGTAATCCTGTGATTGAAAGGCTGATGAAAGATTGCCTATAA
- the leuS gene encoding leucine--tRNA ligase — translation MNTPISPEYQANTIEPQIQQDWAERKTFKVADVVEGKKRYILSMFPYPSGKLHMGHVRNYTIGDVLSRFYRLKGEQVLQPMGWDAFGLPAENAAIAHKVAPAKWTFENIDYMRKQLKSLGLAVDWDREFATCTPEYYRWEQWLFIQLYKKGLIYRKLATVNWDPVDQTVLANEQVENGRGWRSGALVEKRDIPMYYFKITDYAQELLDDLDTLQDGWPQQVLTMQRNWIGRSQGMEITFTSPSDSPYQESVTVFTTRADTLMGVSYLAVAAEHPLATKASENNPQLQAFIQECRQGSVAEADLATAEKKGMPTGLFVVHPVTGEKVPVWVANYVLMSYGSGAVMGVPSHDERDFAFALKYDLPITQVIDVNGENYDNKNWQEWYGLKQGTLVNSGEFNGLSIADAFDAILAKLEPQGLANKKIQFRLRDWGVSRQRYWGCPIPMINCEQCGTVPVPEEQLPVVLPTDVVPDGTGNPLNKMPEFYQTTCPCCGGEARRETDTLDTFVESSWYYARYASPQFADGMVEPKAGENWLPVNQYIGGVEHAILHLLYARFFHKLMRDEGVVKGNEPFARLLTQGMVLADAYYRPNGDKKIWFNPAELNLEKDDKNRIVGATLKADGQPVFLGGLEKMSKSKNNGVDPQEIIDTYGADTARVFMMFAAPPDQALEWSDAGIEGSNRFLKRVWRLVANFLEQNPDFKSTAINTTNLSQDAQDLRRKTHETIAKVGDDIERRQAFNTAVAALMELLNSISKFETTNADEVAVQGEAIINLLIMLSPFAPHLSQSLLSYFDIDATQCAFPSVDESALTRNTQTIVVQINGKVRGKLNVAVDASKDEILAQAKALPEVQNYIANGIKKEIVVPNKLVSFVV, via the coding sequence ATGAATACACCAATTTCTCCTGAATATCAAGCCAATACGATTGAACCGCAAATCCAACAGGATTGGGCGGAGCGAAAAACCTTTAAAGTTGCTGATGTCGTTGAAGGTAAAAAACGCTATATTTTGTCAATGTTCCCTTACCCAAGTGGCAAATTACACATGGGGCATGTGCGTAACTATACCATTGGCGATGTATTAAGTCGTTTTTATCGTTTAAAAGGTGAACAAGTATTACAACCAATGGGTTGGGACGCATTCGGTTTGCCTGCGGAAAATGCAGCAATTGCCCATAAAGTTGCACCTGCAAAATGGACATTTGAAAATATCGACTATATGCGTAAGCAGTTGAAAAGTTTAGGTTTAGCAGTAGATTGGGATAGAGAATTTGCTACGTGTACACCTGAATATTATCGTTGGGAGCAGTGGTTATTTATTCAACTGTATAAAAAAGGCTTAATTTATCGTAAATTGGCAACAGTAAACTGGGATCCAGTAGACCAAACCGTATTAGCAAATGAACAAGTGGAAAATGGTCGTGGGTGGCGTTCAGGTGCATTGGTAGAAAAACGTGATATTCCAATGTATTATTTTAAAATCACCGATTATGCACAAGAATTACTCGATGATTTAGATACGCTACAAGATGGTTGGCCACAACAAGTATTAACCATGCAACGCAACTGGATTGGACGTTCGCAAGGTATGGAGATTACGTTTACTTCGCCGAGTGATAGTCCTTATCAAGAGAGTGTAACTGTATTTACCACACGAGCTGATACCTTGATGGGTGTGAGTTATTTAGCGGTGGCAGCAGAACATCCATTAGCAACCAAAGCCAGTGAAAATAATCCACAATTACAAGCCTTTATCCAAGAGTGCCGTCAGGGTTCAGTGGCTGAAGCGGATTTAGCAACTGCCGAGAAAAAAGGTATGCCAACAGGGTTGTTTGTCGTTCACCCTGTAACAGGTGAAAAAGTGCCTGTTTGGGTGGCAAATTATGTATTGATGAGTTATGGTTCGGGTGCGGTGATGGGTGTACCATCGCATGATGAGCGTGATTTTGCCTTTGCTTTAAAATATGATTTGCCGATTACCCAAGTGATTGATGTCAATGGTGAAAACTACGACAATAAAAACTGGCAGGAATGGTATGGTTTAAAGCAAGGGACATTGGTTAATTCAGGTGAATTTAATGGCTTAAGTATTGCTGATGCGTTTGATGCGATTTTAGCCAAACTTGAACCACAAGGTTTAGCCAATAAAAAAATTCAATTCCGTCTGCGTGATTGGGGTGTGAGTCGCCAGCGTTATTGGGGTTGTCCAATTCCGATGATTAATTGTGAACAATGTGGTACAGTGCCTGTGCCTGAAGAGCAGTTACCTGTAGTATTGCCAACTGATGTCGTGCCAGATGGTACAGGTAATCCATTGAATAAAATGCCTGAATTTTATCAAACGACTTGCCCATGTTGTGGTGGCGAAGCACGCCGTGAAACGGATACCTTAGATACTTTTGTTGAATCATCTTGGTATTATGCACGTTACGCATCACCACAGTTTGCTGATGGTATGGTTGAGCCAAAAGCAGGTGAAAACTGGTTACCTGTCAATCAATATATTGGTGGTGTAGAACACGCCATTTTACACTTATTATATGCTCGTTTCTTCCATAAATTGATGCGTGATGAAGGGGTTGTCAAAGGTAATGAACCTTTTGCCCGTTTATTGACACAAGGTATGGTATTGGCTGATGCGTATTATCGTCCAAATGGGGATAAGAAAATTTGGTTTAATCCTGCTGAATTAAACTTAGAAAAAGATGATAAAAATCGTATTGTCGGTGCAACATTAAAAGCAGATGGTCAACCTGTATTTTTAGGCGGTTTAGAAAAAATGTCTAAATCAAAAAATAATGGTGTTGATCCACAAGAAATTATCGATACTTATGGTGCAGATACCGCTCGTGTATTTATGATGTTTGCCGCTCCACCAGACCAAGCCTTAGAATGGTCAGATGCTGGGATTGAAGGTTCAAATCGTTTCTTAAAACGTGTGTGGCGTTTGGTGGCGAATTTCTTAGAGCAGAATCCAGACTTTAAATCAACTGCTATCAATACAACAAATTTAAGCCAAGATGCACAAGATTTACGCCGTAAAACCCATGAAACCATTGCTAAAGTCGGTGATGATATTGAACGCCGTCAAGCCTTTAATACCGCAGTTGCAGCATTGATGGAATTATTGAACAGCATTTCTAAATTTGAAACTACAAATGCTGATGAGGTGGCTGTGCAAGGCGAAGCAATTATCAATCTATTGATTATGCTTTCGCCATTTGCACCACATTTAAGCCAATCTTTATTAAGTTATTTCGATATTGATGCAACACAATGTGCATTCCCAAGCGTTGATGAAAGTGCTTTAACACGCAATACACAAACCATCGTGGTGCAAATCAATGGTAAAGTGCGTGGTAAATTAAACGTTGCGGTTGATGCCTCTAAAGATGAGATTTTGGCTCAAGCCAAAGCCTTGCCTGAAGTACAAAATTACATCGCTAATGGCATTAAAAAGGAAATCGTTGTACCTAATAAATTGGTGAGTTTTGTAGTGTAA
- a CDS encoding HipA domain-containing protein produces MNYDEKFIIYDISSYQDDEIEHLGTKSKFWYFDKEKEQWLLFKSIQSKEYMRYGEDWAEKIACELAKLLRLPYADYELAVYKGHRGVISTKFISDNKGEQFTLGNELLRPFVGGNGDDNPNLQYIDDVYEVMTKIIKHKPIGFKSDVNIKTASEFFLGYLMFDVLISNQDRHNENWGCIVTLKGKKHLAPSYDHGASLARNESDETRKRRLESKDIGQKIETYVKRAKSHFQDKESGHKIRLIDCFKLYAEKEPNAKIAWLNRLNQISDDDIYAIIQKIPDELMSEIAKTFTYQLILANKKSLCDLISW; encoded by the coding sequence ATGAATTATGATGAAAAATTTATTATTTATGATATCTCATCATATCAAGATGATGAAATTGAACATTTAGGTACAAAAAGTAAATTTTGGTATTTTGATAAAGAAAAGGAACAATGGTTGTTATTTAAAAGTATTCAGTCTAAGGAATATATGAGATATGGTGAAGATTGGGCAGAAAAAATTGCTTGTGAATTAGCAAAATTGTTAAGATTACCATATGCGGATTATGAGCTTGCTGTTTATAAAGGGCATAGAGGTGTGATTTCAACAAAATTTATTTCTGATAATAAAGGTGAACAATTCACTTTAGGCAATGAACTATTACGTCCTTTTGTTGGTGGAAATGGTGATGATAATCCAAATTTACAATATATTGATGATGTTTATGAAGTAATGACTAAAATCATTAAACATAAACCCATTGGCTTTAAAAGTGATGTCAATATTAAAACAGCGAGTGAATTTTTTCTAGGTTATTTAATGTTTGATGTATTGATTTCTAATCAAGATAGACATAATGAAAATTGGGGCTGTATCGTTACTTTAAAAGGTAAAAAGCATTTAGCACCAAGTTATGATCATGGAGCAAGTTTAGCCAGAAATGAGTCTGATGAAACACGAAAAAGACGTTTAGAAAGTAAAGATATAGGTCAAAAAATTGAGACGTATGTTAAAAGAGCAAAATCCCATTTTCAAGATAAAGAGTCAGGGCATAAAATTAGGCTCATAGACTGTTTTAAGTTATATGCTGAAAAAGAACCAAATGCAAAAATAGCTTGGTTAAATCGCTTAAATCAAATTTCTGATGATGATATTTATGCTATAATTCAGAAAATTCCTGATGAATTAATGAGTGAAATCGCAAAAACATTCACTTATCAACTTATTTTAGCCAATAAAAAATCTCTATGTGATTTAATATCGTGGTGA
- the miaB gene encoding tRNA (N6-isopentenyl adenosine(37)-C2)-methylthiotransferase MiaB: MTVHTFNPASVATAKTVPQPSHNLSSSPTAKKLYIETQGCQMNEYDSHRMADLLNDSHGYVLTDNPAEADILLMNTCSIREKAQEKVFSELGRWRKLKEQNPDLIIGVGGCVASQEGDVIQKRAPYVDMVFGPQTLHRLPQMLDQHQQQIDKPKQDKIKLVDISFPDIEKFDFLPEPRVDGVKAFVSIMEGCSKYCSFCVVPYTRGEEVSRPLDDVLAEIAGLAEKGVREINLLGQNVNGYRGETFDGGICTFAELIRLVSQIEGIGRIRYTTSHPLEFSDELIECYRDIPQMVSHLHLPVQSGSNDVLKAMKRNHTIDVYIDKIAKLRAIRPDMHLSSDFIIGFPNETDANFQETLQFIKDLDFDHSYSFIYSKRPGTPASELEDVTPEIVKKARLAEVQQVIKQSSIAKTDAMLGRTERVLIEKVSEQDPTMLIGTADNTRLVCFKGDESMIGKFADIKIIEIKTLNLVYGELVTLE; this comes from the coding sequence ATGACGGTTCATACCTTCAACCCTGCGTCCGTTGCCACAGCAAAAACTGTTCCCCAGCCATCGCACAACTTGAGTTCAAGCCCTACAGCGAAAAAACTGTATATTGAAACGCAAGGTTGTCAGATGAATGAGTATGACAGTCATCGTATGGCGGACTTATTAAACGATAGTCATGGTTATGTTTTAACCGACAATCCTGCCGAAGCCGATATTCTATTGATGAATACGTGTTCGATTCGTGAAAAAGCTCAAGAAAAAGTATTTAGCGAATTGGGGCGTTGGCGTAAACTGAAAGAGCAAAATCCTGATTTAATTATTGGAGTTGGTGGTTGTGTCGCATCACAAGAAGGCGATGTGATTCAAAAACGTGCACCTTATGTCGATATGGTATTTGGTCCGCAAACGTTGCACCGTTTACCGCAAATGCTTGACCAACATCAACAACAAATCGATAAACCAAAACAAGATAAAATCAAACTGGTGGATATTTCGTTCCCAGATATTGAAAAATTTGACTTTTTACCTGAACCACGAGTAGATGGTGTGAAAGCTTTTGTTTCCATTATGGAAGGCTGTTCAAAATATTGTTCATTCTGTGTGGTGCCTTATACTCGTGGTGAAGAAGTTTCACGTCCGCTTGATGATGTGCTTGCTGAAATTGCTGGTTTGGCAGAAAAAGGCGTACGTGAAATCAATCTACTTGGACAAAATGTAAATGGCTATCGTGGTGAAACTTTTGATGGTGGTATTTGTACTTTTGCTGAATTGATTCGTTTAGTCTCACAAATTGAAGGCATTGGACGTATTCGTTATACCACATCGCACCCATTAGAATTTTCTGATGAATTGATTGAGTGTTATCGTGATATTCCACAAATGGTCTCACATCTACATTTACCCGTACAAAGCGGTTCAAATGATGTATTAAAAGCCATGAAACGTAACCATACCATCGATGTCTATATTGATAAAATTGCTAAATTGCGTGCAATTCGTCCAGATATGCACTTATCGAGCGATTTTATTATCGGTTTTCCAAACGAAACTGATGCTAATTTCCAAGAAACGTTACAATTTATCAAAGATTTAGATTTTGACCATTCTTATAGTTTTATCTATTCTAAACGCCCTGGTACGCCTGCATCAGAATTGGAAGATGTTACCCCTGAAATCGTGAAAAAAGCACGTTTGGCTGAAGTACAACAAGTGATTAAGCAATCGAGTATTGCGAAAACTGATGCCATGCTCGGGCGTACAGAACGTGTATTGATTGAAAAAGTTTCCGAGCAAGACCCAACAATGCTCATCGGTACGGCGGATAATACCCGTTTAGTGTGTTTTAAAGGTGATGAAAGTATGATTGGTAAATTTGCTGATATTAAAATTATCGAAATTAAAACACTGAATTTGGTGTATGGTGAATTGGTTACGTTAGAATAA
- a CDS encoding HIRAN domain-containing protein — MKSAFILWQDSTQSRMWKAVAKLTQKDDGQYEFFYTQGANHKNFHGFVGMEDKNHTYKSEKIFTFLRNRILPESRPEHDRMFSWVELPLEEKDYFSLLALSGAEKKTDYIRLINIPIIENGVYKTRFFVSGIHYLTDEQKQYLPSIQSGDILTYQFELNNSVDKNAIMLFKEHQIGYLPAYLCEEFKRLIDLYGESSLQIQVVKYNADAPSQYQLLCELTINVDDDFKPFNRDDFKPF, encoded by the coding sequence GTGAAAAGTGCTTTTATTTTATGGCAAGATTCAACTCAAAGTCGTATGTGGAAAGCTGTTGCCAAATTGACACAAAAAGACGATGGACAATATGAGTTTTTTTATACTCAAGGTGCTAATCATAAAAATTTTCATGGTTTTGTTGGTATGGAAGATAAAAATCATACTTATAAATCAGAAAAGATTTTTACTTTTTTGCGAAATCGTATTCTTCCTGAAAGCCGTCCTGAGCATGATAGAATGTTTTCATGGGTTGAGTTACCTTTGGAAGAAAAAGATTATTTTTCTTTACTCGCTTTGTCTGGGGCCGAAAAGAAAACCGATTATATTCGTTTAATAAATATACCAATAATTGAAAATGGGGTATATAAAACTCGTTTTTTTGTCAGTGGTATTCACTATTTGACAGATGAGCAAAAACAGTATTTACCCTCAATTCAATCAGGAGATATATTAACTTATCAGTTTGAGTTAAATAATTCTGTAGATAAAAATGCAATCATGTTATTTAAAGAACATCAGATTGGTTATCTACCTGCTTATTTATGTGAAGAGTTTAAACGTTTAATTGATTTGTATGGCGAATCTTCTTTACAAATTCAGGTTGTAAAATATAATGCAGATGCACCATCGCAATATCAACTTTTATGTGAATTAACAATAAATGTTGATGATGATTTTAAGCCTTTTAATCGTGATGATTTTAAGCCATTTTAA